In the Acetobacterium sp. KB-1 genome, CCAAGGCAATGATTTCTTTTCCTAAAAGAGTCGTGCTAAACTTGAGGGTGAAATCCCGTTCCAGTGGAAACTGGATGTTGGATATAAAGCAAAGCCCACCGGGACCAATATTTTTAATCAGGGCCTTTGAATTTCCCACGTTCATTTTTTTGTCTTTAATTCTCAAAATTGTCAGATCTGTTCGTAATAGATCACGAAAGGCCTGTCTGAAATAGCGTCGCCTTTCAACTCGGGGTTTAAATGTTGTGTTGCTGAGAACCGGTCGGCACTTTCCTTTTTCCAGCAGTTCATCAATTTTCAAAAAGGGAACGGGTCGTGAGTAAAGGTATCCCTGCCCTGAAAAACAATTATTTTCTCTGAGAAATGAAAGCTGATCCCAATTCTCGATACCTTCGCAAACCAGTTTAATGCGCAACTCCTTGGTCAGATTAATAATCGCCTGGGCAATGATGGCTGTTGTCCTATCTGCCATAATATTCTTTAAAAAGGACGCATCCATTTTTATGATATCAATATTAAAGTACTGCAAGTAACTTAGCGAAGAATAACCGGTACCAAAATCATCCAGTGCGACTTGAATACCCGCCGACTGGAGTTTTTCAATATCATCAATGGCTTTATAAGCATTTTCGATAATCAGGCTTTCAGTCAGTTCGACGATCAGATATTTGGGATCCATCTCATATTCTGCTAATATAGCGGTAATATTGTTGACAAAATCACGCTCGTAAAACTGGATGCTGGAGAAATTAACCGAAACATAGACTGGTTCGTAGCCCTTCATCATCCAATAACGATGATCTTCACAAACTTTCCTAAGCACCCATTTCCCCATTTCTACAATGGCGCCGGTTTCTTCGGCCAGGAAAATAAATTCTTCCGGCGAGACAATTCCCCAATCCGGATGATTCCATCGAATCAAGGCTTCAACGGCTAAGATCCCATTGTTTTTTATCCGTACCATGGGTTGATAAAAAACCATAAACTGATCGCGTTTAACGGCCATCCGTAAATCGTGGCGCAGTTGGAGCTGTTTATAGTTTTGGATGTTGAGCTCTGAGGAATAAAACCGATAGCCGTTTTTGCCTTCTTTTTTAGACCAAACCAGGGCGATGTTGGCATACTGAACCAACTGTTCAATTTCATCCGGCGCTTGAGTTTCTGTCGTCAACTCGTCCTCTTGCTCCCCGTCTTTTGCTTGTATTTCGAGCGGATAAACACTGACTCCCACATTCACATTGACATCAAATTCATAGATATCTATTTTAAAGGGACGGTCAAAAAAATTGATAACTTCCAAAACTCTGGCTTCGTAGGACTCCAGGTTAATTAATTTCTCAATGACAATGGCAAACTGGTCTTCCGAATACCGAGAAATCAGGGTATCTTTTCCCAAAAGCCCCCGTAGTCGCATGACAATCTGAACAATCAGCTGTTGCCCGACATTAAATCCCATCGAATGATTGATTTCTTTAAACCCTTCAAAATCCAGCATTAACACAATCAGGCTTTGCTGGTCAATTGTCGCTTTTAGGCATTTTTCAGCTAGCTCTTTTTTAAACTGATTTTGTTTGGGCAGAGAGGTTGTTTCATCATAGGATGCCAGCTTTTCTATTTTCCGTTGCATGATGATGCGATCAGTTACATCCCGAAAATCCAGAACTAATCCCTGAATAATGGGATGATCCAGAAAATTCTGGATATGAACCTCAAGGTAAATTGGCTTCTCGGTTTTTCTACCAAAGGTTATAATCCCCGTTTCCGGGCTCTCTTTATTTTCCATGGCGCTATGAATCAGGCCCTTTAAATAAGCCGCTTCATCGTGGTCATAATAGTTATAGACACTTTTACCGATCATACTCCCGGGATTGTAATTAATAACTTTTTGAGAGGTATCACTGATATATTTAATAATGCCATTCTCGTCAATAATCTCAAAAACCATCCCGGACTCCTGAATGAGCATTCTTGTTCGTTGCTGTATTTTGTCGATCTCCTGCTGTTTGGTTTCGATGGCGCGTTCGAACTCTTTTTTTTCGGTAATATCCTGGATGGTCCCGTAAGCCCGCATCATCTGACCGCTTTCATCAAGCTTAAATTCTGCTACTTGAAAAACATCACGAAAGGTCCCATCTTTTCTAATTACCCTAAATTCAAGTTCAAAAGGATCTTCAGTTAACTGACCAGACATGGAAGCAATAATGATATCACGATCTTCAGGATGCACCCGGTTCATGAAATCCTCAAAGGTCCCTTCAAATTCCCCGGCTGTGATGCCAAAAATGCGGAGCGCTTCATTTGACATGAAATTCTCCTCCTTCCTGACATTCATTTCCCAGCTTCCAATTTTTGCCAGTCGCTGCGCTTGCTCAAGATTTTTTTTAATAAAAATAATTTCATTTTCCAGTTTTTTTATCTCAGTGATGTCCTGGATGGTTCCTACCAGATCTGTATTAAGTCCATCTTTGTTCTTAATGGGTTCCCCTACCAGACGCAGGTATTTAATGGTCCCGTTTCTTAATTGAATCCGGTATTGGAGATCAAATTTTTCACGGGCTAACCGTTTTTGGGTTAGCTCTTCTAAAACACAACGATCTTCCGGATAGGTGAAGTCAATTAATTCAATAACGGTCCCTCTAAACTCTTGTGGTTTGAGATCATAAATTCGATAGATTTCGTCAGACCAGAAGAGTTCATTTTTTACCGCATTGTATTTCCAACTGCCTAAGCCAGCAACCTTTTGGCCTAAATTCAGGTTCTCACCCAGTTCTTTTAAACTGTTTTCAATAATTTTTTCACTGGTAATATCCTGAAGCGCACCAATAATTTTTTTGGGCTTACCCATTTCATCCACCAGGGTTCGGGTTTTTTCTTTGACAAATTTTTCATTTCCCTGGCCAGTGATAATTTGATACTCCAGTTCCTGATCCTTTCCCAAAAATGCCAGCTCACGTGAATTCTTTACCTTGCTCACATCTTCTTTGCTGACATATTGAAAATAAGACTCCGCATTTTCTCCTAATTGATCAGGAGCTGTCTCAAAAATACGATAATACTCATCGGTAAAATAGACCGTATCATTCCCAATTTCGTAGGTCCAACTTCCCGTTTTCATCATTTCCTGAGCATGACGACGATTCTCGAGGTACCATTGATCCTTTTCCGGTAAAGTTGACGATTCTTTTAATTTTATGCGATTAAATAAGTTATCTAACGCCATCCTGCTCACCACCTTTCCATAACGCCCGGTTTGAGTATATCCTGACTGTAAATCCCATTATTCTCCCATAAATATCCGGCTTCATCTGGTATCAGATGATAGAATTTATAATAGCCAATTTGACGGTCGCCGTTTTTATCCAACCGCAATACCCCGCCAACCCCGCGGAAGCCGTTATTATCGACATAGGTGTTGATTGTTTCCGGGGTTGCAGCAGTGCCTTCAGATAGATAGGCACAACCCAACAGCCAGATCCCATCAAATGAACTGATCAGACTTTCCTTTAGTGGTTCATCGGTTTTCAGTTTGCTATTGATAACATAATAGAGCGGATCAAACTTATCGCCATAGGGGCTAAAGTCGATGGTGGTATAATCAACCGAAGCCGCATTTTGAGCGGCAGTTTGATCAGCCAGCACTGCCTTGGAAAGGGCTGAGCTGTCAGTTCCGTACCATTTCACCTGCAACAGCGGGCTGGCGTCGCCGATACGGCCAAACAAATCGACAATCTCAGCATATGAAACGGTTAATACGGCTGTTCTAGCAGCATCCCCGGTTTCGACAGCCGCCTCAGCCTGGGCCAGCGTCGCGCTATAATCATCACTAGCCGGATCGTAAGCCACAGCCATCACATCACCGACAAAGGCCTGTTTCATCAGTTCCACCATATCCGTGCCATAACTATCATCCGCATGGATGATAACCAGTTTGTCAATGCTATCCTGTTTCAGCAAGCCCGACAGGGCTTTGGCTTCGATGCTGTCATTTAAGACCAGCCGATAGATCCGATCGGTCACGCTTAATGAAGCACTGGAGGATAACGGTGAAATCGCCACGATTCCCGCCGCATCGATGATCGGTTTAACCGCTTCCAGTTCGGTACTGTT is a window encoding:
- a CDS encoding EAL domain-containing protein — its product is MALDNLFNRIKLKESSTLPEKDQWYLENRRHAQEMMKTGSWTYEIGNDTVYFTDEYYRIFETAPDQLGENAESYFQYVSKEDVSKVKNSRELAFLGKDQELEYQIITGQGNEKFVKEKTRTLVDEMGKPKKIIGALQDITSEKIIENSLKELGENLNLGQKVAGLGSWKYNAVKNELFWSDEIYRIYDLKPQEFRGTVIELIDFTYPEDRCVLEELTQKRLAREKFDLQYRIQLRNGTIKYLRLVGEPIKNKDGLNTDLVGTIQDITEIKKLENEIIFIKKNLEQAQRLAKIGSWEMNVRKEENFMSNEALRIFGITAGEFEGTFEDFMNRVHPEDRDIIIASMSGQLTEDPFELEFRVIRKDGTFRDVFQVAEFKLDESGQMMRAYGTIQDITEKKEFERAIETKQQEIDKIQQRTRMLIQESGMVFEIIDENGIIKYISDTSQKVINYNPGSMIGKSVYNYYDHDEAAYLKGLIHSAMENKESPETGIITFGRKTEKPIYLEVHIQNFLDHPIIQGLVLDFRDVTDRIIMQRKIEKLASYDETTSLPKQNQFKKELAEKCLKATIDQQSLIVLMLDFEGFKEINHSMGFNVGQQLIVQIVMRLRGLLGKDTLISRYSEDQFAIVIEKLINLESYEARVLEVINFFDRPFKIDIYEFDVNVNVGVSVYPLEIQAKDGEQEDELTTETQAPDEIEQLVQYANIALVWSKKEGKNGYRFYSSELNIQNYKQLQLRHDLRMAVKRDQFMVFYQPMVRIKNNGILAVEALIRWNHPDWGIVSPEEFIFLAEETGAIVEMGKWVLRKVCEDHRYWMMKGYEPVYVSVNFSSIQFYERDFVNNITAILAEYEMDPKYLIVELTESLIIENAYKAIDDIEKLQSAGIQVALDDFGTGYSSLSYLQYFNIDIIKMDASFLKNIMADRTTAIIAQAIINLTKELRIKLVCEGIENWDQLSFLRENNCFSGQGYLYSRPVPFLKIDELLEKGKCRPVLSNTTFKPRVERRRYFRQAFRDLLRTDLTILRIKDKKMNVGNSKALIKNIGPGGLCFISNIQFPLERDFTLKFSTTLLGKEIIALGTPVWSQEAEGNLFEYGIKFIMDEAEAEELTRILYELQVKMKKNILFSDGSFTDKTAYNYFNDLTGQQIPAKVDFSQYKKR